The Budorcas taxicolor isolate Tak-1 chromosome 25, Takin1.1, whole genome shotgun sequence genome includes a region encoding these proteins:
- the TMEM45B gene encoding transmembrane protein 45B — MANFKGHALPGSFFLIVGLWWSVKHPLKYFYRKEKSSQLIHHYQRLEIIEAAIRTLFSVIGILAEQFVPDGPHLHLYHEDHWVKLMNWQHSTMYLFFAVSGVVDMLTYLISHVPLGLDRLVMALAAFNEGFLFYYHVHNRPPLDQHIHSLLLYAVFGGALSLSVEVVLRDNIVLELFRTSLLLLQATWFWQIGFVLFPPFGGPEWDQNSHDNIMFVTMCFSWHFLAALCIVAASYSLVYCFLTRVKRPEDREVIGIQKLRSDHTYRKALLSGSDEE; from the exons ATGGCGAACTTCAAGGGCCATGCGCTCCCCGGGAGCTTCTTCTTGATAGTTGGACTGTGGTGGTCAGTGAAACACCCACTGAAGTACTTTTATCGAAAGGAGAAGAGCAGCCAACTGATCCATCACTACCAGCGTCTCGAGATCATTGAAGCTGCAATCAGAACTTTATTTTCAGTCATCG GGATCCTGGCAGAGCAGTTTGTTCCTGACGGGCCCCACCTCCACCTGTACCACGAGGACCACTGGGTAAAACTCATGAACTGGCAGCACAGCACCATGTACCTGTTCTTCGCAGTCTCGGGCGTCGTGGACATGCTGACCTACCTTATCAGCCACGTCCCCCTGGGGCTGGACAGACTggttatggctctggctgccttcaATGAAG GCTTCCTCTTCTATTACCACGTGCACAACCGGCCGCCGCTGGACCAGCACATCCACTCCCTGCTGCTGTACGCTGTATTCGGAGGCGCCCTCAGCCTCTCCGTGGAAGTAGTCCTTCGGGACAACATCGTGCTGGAACTCTTCCGcaccagcctcctcctcctgcagGCCACCTGGTTCTGGCAG ATTGGGTTCGTGCTGTTCCCGCCTTTTGGAGGCCCTGAATGGGACCAGAACAGCCACGACAACATCATGTTCGTCACCATGTGCTTCTCCTGGCACTTCCTGGCCGCGCTCTGCATCGTGGCCGCCAGCTACTCACTGGTTTACTG CTTCTTGACGCGGGTGAAGAGGCCGGAAGACAGAGAAGTCATTGGGATTCAGAAGCTGAGGTCGGATCACACATACCGGAAGGCCCTCCTGAGTGGCTCAGACGAGGAGTAG